One segment of Chlorocebus sabaeus isolate Y175 chromosome 24, mChlSab1.0.hap1, whole genome shotgun sequence DNA contains the following:
- the LRFN5 gene encoding leucine-rich repeat and fibronectin type-III domain-containing protein 5 isoform X1 has product MEKILFYLFFIGIAVKAQICPKRCVCQILSPNLATLCAKKGLLFVPPNIDRRTVELRLADNFVTNIKRKDFANMTSLVDLTLSRNTISFITPHAFADLRNLRALHLNSNRLTKITNDMFSGLSNLHHLILNNNQLTLISSTAFDDVFALEELDLSYNNLETIPWDAVEKMVSLHTLSLDHNMIDNIPKGTFSHLHKMTRLDVTSNKLQKLPPDPLFQRAQVLATSGIISPSTFALSFGGNPLHCNCELLWLRRLSREDDLETCASPPLLTGRYFWSIPEEEFLCEPPLITRHTHEMRVLEGQRATLRCKARGDPEPAIHWISPEGKLISNATRSLVYDNGTLDILITTVKDTGAFTCIASNPAGEATQIVDLHIIKLPHLLNSTNHIHEPDPGSSDISTSTKSGSNTSSSNGDTKLSQDKIVVAEATSSTALLKFNFQRNIPGIRMFQIQYNGTYDDTLVYRMIPPTSKTFLVNNLAAGTMYDLCVLAIYDDGITSLTATRVVGCIQFTTEQDYVRCHFMQSQFLGGTMIIIIGGIIVASVLVFIIILMIRYKVCNNNGQHKVTKVSNVYSQTNGAQIQGCSVTLPQSVSKQAVGHEENAQCCKAANDNVIQSSETCSSQDSSTTTSALPPSWTSSTSVSQKQKRKTGTKPSTEPQSEAVTNVESQNTNRNNSTALQLASRPPDSVTEGPTSKRAHIKPSKFLTLPAERSRARHKCSLDGEVKEYYCYINSPNTCGLFSKRSMSMNVMFIQSDCSDGHSGKATLKF; this is encoded by the exons AtggaaaaaattcttttttatctgtttttcattGGCATAGCAGTGAAAGCTCAGATCTGTCCAAAGCGTTGTGTCTGTCAGATTTTGTCTCCTAATCTTGCAACCCTTTGTGCCAAGAAAGGGCTTTTATTTGTTCCACCAAACATTGACAGAAGAACTGTGGAACTGCGGTTGGCAGACAATTTTGttacaaatattaaaaggaaagatTTTGCCAATATGACCAGCTTGGTGGACCTGACCCTATCCAGGAATACAATAAGTTTTATTACACCTCATGCTTTCGCTGACCTACGAAATTTGAGGGCTTTGCATTTGAATAGCAACAGATTGACTAAAATTACAAATGATATGTTCAGTGGTCTTTCCAATCTTCATCATTTGATACTCAACAACAATCAACTGACTTTAATTTCCTCTACAGCATTTGATGATGTCTTCGCCCTTGAGGAGCTGGATCTGTCCTATAATAATCTAGAAACCATTCCTTGGGATGCTGTTGAGAAGATGGTTAGCTTGCATACCCTTAGTTTGGATCACAATATGATTGATAACATTCCTAAGGGGACCTTCTCCCATTTGCACAAGATGACTCGGTTAGATGTGACATCAAATAAATTGCAGAAGCTACCACCTGACCCTCTCTTTCAGCGAGCTCAGGTACTAGCAACCTCAGGAATCATAAGCCCATCTACTTTTGCATTAAGTTTTGGTGGAAATCCCTTGcattgcaattgtgaattgttgTGGTTGAGGCGTCTGTCCAGAGAAGATGACTTAGAGACCTGTGCTTCTCCTCCACTTTTAACTGGCCGCTACTTTTGGTCAATTCCTGAAGAAGAGTTTTTGTGTGAGCCTCCTCTCATTACTCGTCATACACATGAGATGAGAGTCCTGGAGGGACAAAGGGCAACACTGAGGTGCAAAGCCAGGGGAGACCCTGAGCCTGCAATTCACTGGATTTCTCCTGAAGGAAAGCTTATTTCAAATGCAACAAGATCTCTGGTGTATGATAACGGAACGCTTGACATTCTTATAACTACTGTAAAGGATACAGGTGCTTTTACCTGCATTGCTTCCAATCCTGCTGGGGAAGCAACACAAATAGTTGATCTTCATATAATTAAGCTCCCTCACTTACTAAACAGTACAAACCATATCCATGAGCCTGATCCTGGTTCTTCAGATATCTCAACTTCTACCAAGTCAGGGTCTAATACAAGTAGTAGTAATGGTGATACTAAATTGAGTCAAGATAAAATTGTGGTGGCAGAAGCTACATCATCAACGGCActacttaaatttaattttcaaagaaatatccCTGGAATACGTATGTTTCAAATCCAGTACAATGGTACTTATGATGACACCCTTGtttacag AATGATACCTCCTACGAGCAAAACTTTTCTGGTCAATAATCTGGCTGCTGGAACTATGTATGACTTGTGTGTCTTGGCCATATATGATGATGGCATCACTTCCCTCACTGCCACAAGAGTCGTGGGTTGCATCCAGTTTACTACGGAACAGGATTATGTGCGTTGCCATTTCATGCAGTCCCAGTTTTTGGGAGGCaccatgattattattattggtgGAATCATTGTAGCATCTGTGCTGGTATTCATCATTATTCTGATGATCCGGTATAAGGTTTGCAACAATAATGGGCAACACAAGGTCACCAAGGTTAGCAATGTTTATTCTCAAACTAATGGGGCTCAAATACAAGGCTGTAGTGTAACGCTGCCCCAGTCCGTGTCCAAACAAGCTGTGGGACACGAAGAGAATGCCCAGTGTTGTAAAGCTGCCAATGACAATGTGATTCAATCTTCAGAAACTTGTTCGAGTCAGGACTCCTCTACCACTACCTCTGCTTTGCCTCCTTCCTGGACTTCAAGCACTTCTGTGTcccaaaagcagaaaagaaagactGGCACAAAGCCAAGTACCGAACCACAGAGTGAAGCTGTCACAAATGTTGAGTCCCAAAACACTAACAGGAACAACTCAACTGCCTTGCAGTTAGCTAGCCGACCTCCCGATTCTGTCACAGAGGGGCCCACATCCAAAAGAGCACATATCAAGCCAAGTAAGTTTCTCACTTTGCCTGCTGAGAGATCCAGAGCAAGGCACAAGTGCTCCCTCGATGGAGAAGTAAAGGAATACTATTGTTATATTAACTCGCCGAACACATGTGGACTGTTTTCTAAAAGAAGCATGTCTATGAATGTGATGTTTATTCAGTCTGACTGTTCTGATGGTCATAGTGGAAAGGCAACTCTCAAATTCTGA
- the LRFN5 gene encoding leucine-rich repeat and fibronectin type-III domain-containing protein 5 isoform X2, translated as MEKILFYLFFIGIAVKAQICPKRCVCQILSPNLATLCAKKGLLFVPPNIDRRTVELRLADNFVTNIKRKDFANMTSLVDLTLSRNTISFITPHAFADLRNLRALHLNSNRLTKITNDMFSGLSNLHHLILNNNQLTLISSTAFDDVFALEELDLSYNNLETIPWDAVEKMVSLHTLSLDHNMIDNIPKGTFSHLHKMTRLDVTSNKLQKLPPDPLFQRAQVLATSGIISPSTFALSFGGNPLHCNCELLWLRRLSREDDLETCASPPLLTGRYFWSIPEEEFLCEPPLITRHTHEMRVLEGQRATLRCKARGDPEPAIHWISPEGKLISNATRSLVYDNGTLDILITTVKDTGAFTCIASNPAGEATQIVDLHIIKLPHLLNSTNHIHEPDPGSSDISTSTKSGSNTSSSNGDTKLSQDKIVVAEATSSTALLKFNFQRNIPGIRMFQIQYNGTYDDTLVYRMIPPTSKTFLVNNLAAGTMYDLCVLAIYDDGITSLTATRVVGCIQFTTEQDYVRCHFMQSQFLGGTMIIIIGGIIVASVLVFIIILMIRYKVCNNNGQHKVTKVSNVYSQTNGAQIQGCSVTLPQSVSKQAVGHEENAQCCKAANDNVIQSSETCSSQDSSTTTSALPPSWTSSTSVSQKQKRKTGTKPSTEPQSEAVTNVESQNTNRNNSTALQLASRPPDSVTEGPTSKRAHIKPNALLTNVDQIGQETQSLELI; from the exons AtggaaaaaattcttttttatctgtttttcattGGCATAGCAGTGAAAGCTCAGATCTGTCCAAAGCGTTGTGTCTGTCAGATTTTGTCTCCTAATCTTGCAACCCTTTGTGCCAAGAAAGGGCTTTTATTTGTTCCACCAAACATTGACAGAAGAACTGTGGAACTGCGGTTGGCAGACAATTTTGttacaaatattaaaaggaaagatTTTGCCAATATGACCAGCTTGGTGGACCTGACCCTATCCAGGAATACAATAAGTTTTATTACACCTCATGCTTTCGCTGACCTACGAAATTTGAGGGCTTTGCATTTGAATAGCAACAGATTGACTAAAATTACAAATGATATGTTCAGTGGTCTTTCCAATCTTCATCATTTGATACTCAACAACAATCAACTGACTTTAATTTCCTCTACAGCATTTGATGATGTCTTCGCCCTTGAGGAGCTGGATCTGTCCTATAATAATCTAGAAACCATTCCTTGGGATGCTGTTGAGAAGATGGTTAGCTTGCATACCCTTAGTTTGGATCACAATATGATTGATAACATTCCTAAGGGGACCTTCTCCCATTTGCACAAGATGACTCGGTTAGATGTGACATCAAATAAATTGCAGAAGCTACCACCTGACCCTCTCTTTCAGCGAGCTCAGGTACTAGCAACCTCAGGAATCATAAGCCCATCTACTTTTGCATTAAGTTTTGGTGGAAATCCCTTGcattgcaattgtgaattgttgTGGTTGAGGCGTCTGTCCAGAGAAGATGACTTAGAGACCTGTGCTTCTCCTCCACTTTTAACTGGCCGCTACTTTTGGTCAATTCCTGAAGAAGAGTTTTTGTGTGAGCCTCCTCTCATTACTCGTCATACACATGAGATGAGAGTCCTGGAGGGACAAAGGGCAACACTGAGGTGCAAAGCCAGGGGAGACCCTGAGCCTGCAATTCACTGGATTTCTCCTGAAGGAAAGCTTATTTCAAATGCAACAAGATCTCTGGTGTATGATAACGGAACGCTTGACATTCTTATAACTACTGTAAAGGATACAGGTGCTTTTACCTGCATTGCTTCCAATCCTGCTGGGGAAGCAACACAAATAGTTGATCTTCATATAATTAAGCTCCCTCACTTACTAAACAGTACAAACCATATCCATGAGCCTGATCCTGGTTCTTCAGATATCTCAACTTCTACCAAGTCAGGGTCTAATACAAGTAGTAGTAATGGTGATACTAAATTGAGTCAAGATAAAATTGTGGTGGCAGAAGCTACATCATCAACGGCActacttaaatttaattttcaaagaaatatccCTGGAATACGTATGTTTCAAATCCAGTACAATGGTACTTATGATGACACCCTTGtttacag AATGATACCTCCTACGAGCAAAACTTTTCTGGTCAATAATCTGGCTGCTGGAACTATGTATGACTTGTGTGTCTTGGCCATATATGATGATGGCATCACTTCCCTCACTGCCACAAGAGTCGTGGGTTGCATCCAGTTTACTACGGAACAGGATTATGTGCGTTGCCATTTCATGCAGTCCCAGTTTTTGGGAGGCaccatgattattattattggtgGAATCATTGTAGCATCTGTGCTGGTATTCATCATTATTCTGATGATCCGGTATAAGGTTTGCAACAATAATGGGCAACACAAGGTCACCAAGGTTAGCAATGTTTATTCTCAAACTAATGGGGCTCAAATACAAGGCTGTAGTGTAACGCTGCCCCAGTCCGTGTCCAAACAAGCTGTGGGACACGAAGAGAATGCCCAGTGTTGTAAAGCTGCCAATGACAATGTGATTCAATCTTCAGAAACTTGTTCGAGTCAGGACTCCTCTACCACTACCTCTGCTTTGCCTCCTTCCTGGACTTCAAGCACTTCTGTGTcccaaaagcagaaaagaaagactGGCACAAAGCCAAGTACCGAACCACAGAGTGAAGCTGTCACAAATGTTGAGTCCCAAAACACTAACAGGAACAACTCAACTGCCTTGCAGTTAGCTAGCCGACCTCCCGATTCTGTCACAGAGGGGCCCACATCCAAAAGAGCACATATCAAGCCAA ATGCTTTGCTGACTAATGTTGACCAGATTGGCCAGGAAACACAG agtTTGGAGTTAATCTGA
- the LRFN5 gene encoding leucine-rich repeat and fibronectin type-III domain-containing protein 5 isoform X3, producing the protein MEKILFYLFFIGIAVKAQICPKRCVCQILSPNLATLCAKKGLLFVPPNIDRRTVELRLADNFVTNIKRKDFANMTSLVDLTLSRNTISFITPHAFADLRNLRALHLNSNRLTKITNDMFSGLSNLHHLILNNNQLTLISSTAFDDVFALEELDLSYNNLETIPWDAVEKMVSLHTLSLDHNMIDNIPKGTFSHLHKMTRLDVTSNKLQKLPPDPLFQRAQVLATSGIISPSTFALSFGGNPLHCNCELLWLRRLSREDDLETCASPPLLTGRYFWSIPEEEFLCEPPLITRHTHEMRVLEGQRATLRCKARGDPEPAIHWISPEGKLISNATRSLVYDNGTLDILITTVKDTGAFTCIASNPAGEATQIVDLHIIKLPHLLNSTNHIHEPDPGSSDISTSTKSGSNTSSSNGDTKLSQDKIVVAEATSSTALLKFNFQRNIPGIRMFQIQYNGTYDDTLVYRCFAD; encoded by the exons AtggaaaaaattcttttttatctgtttttcattGGCATAGCAGTGAAAGCTCAGATCTGTCCAAAGCGTTGTGTCTGTCAGATTTTGTCTCCTAATCTTGCAACCCTTTGTGCCAAGAAAGGGCTTTTATTTGTTCCACCAAACATTGACAGAAGAACTGTGGAACTGCGGTTGGCAGACAATTTTGttacaaatattaaaaggaaagatTTTGCCAATATGACCAGCTTGGTGGACCTGACCCTATCCAGGAATACAATAAGTTTTATTACACCTCATGCTTTCGCTGACCTACGAAATTTGAGGGCTTTGCATTTGAATAGCAACAGATTGACTAAAATTACAAATGATATGTTCAGTGGTCTTTCCAATCTTCATCATTTGATACTCAACAACAATCAACTGACTTTAATTTCCTCTACAGCATTTGATGATGTCTTCGCCCTTGAGGAGCTGGATCTGTCCTATAATAATCTAGAAACCATTCCTTGGGATGCTGTTGAGAAGATGGTTAGCTTGCATACCCTTAGTTTGGATCACAATATGATTGATAACATTCCTAAGGGGACCTTCTCCCATTTGCACAAGATGACTCGGTTAGATGTGACATCAAATAAATTGCAGAAGCTACCACCTGACCCTCTCTTTCAGCGAGCTCAGGTACTAGCAACCTCAGGAATCATAAGCCCATCTACTTTTGCATTAAGTTTTGGTGGAAATCCCTTGcattgcaattgtgaattgttgTGGTTGAGGCGTCTGTCCAGAGAAGATGACTTAGAGACCTGTGCTTCTCCTCCACTTTTAACTGGCCGCTACTTTTGGTCAATTCCTGAAGAAGAGTTTTTGTGTGAGCCTCCTCTCATTACTCGTCATACACATGAGATGAGAGTCCTGGAGGGACAAAGGGCAACACTGAGGTGCAAAGCCAGGGGAGACCCTGAGCCTGCAATTCACTGGATTTCTCCTGAAGGAAAGCTTATTTCAAATGCAACAAGATCTCTGGTGTATGATAACGGAACGCTTGACATTCTTATAACTACTGTAAAGGATACAGGTGCTTTTACCTGCATTGCTTCCAATCCTGCTGGGGAAGCAACACAAATAGTTGATCTTCATATAATTAAGCTCCCTCACTTACTAAACAGTACAAACCATATCCATGAGCCTGATCCTGGTTCTTCAGATATCTCAACTTCTACCAAGTCAGGGTCTAATACAAGTAGTAGTAATGGTGATACTAAATTGAGTCAAGATAAAATTGTGGTGGCAGAAGCTACATCATCAACGGCActacttaaatttaattttcaaagaaatatccCTGGAATACGTATGTTTCAAATCCAGTACAATGGTACTTATGATGACACCCTTGtttacag ATGCTTTGCTGACTAA